In Serratia liquefaciens ATCC 27592, the genomic stretch AACTGATCCTTGACCGTCCGCTATGGCTGGCCGAAAACGATCGGCTGGTGCTGCGCGATATTGGCGCACGCCAAACCCTGGGCGGCGCAAGGGTGCTGAGCTTGACGACGCCCAAACGGGGTAAGCGCCAACCCGAGTATTTGGCCTGGCTGGCGGCGCTGGCACAGGCCGACGATGACTGTCAGGTGCTGGCGCTGCATTTGCCCAAGGGCGCGCTGGATCTGGCGGCCTTTGCCTGGGCGCGACAACTGACCGAGAAACCGCTGGCGAAGTTGTTGGCGAGTCATGAATTGCTGATTGCCGGTGATAGGGCGTTGGCGCAGGAGAATGCACAGCTGGATCAACAGCGCCTGCTGCAGGTGTTGGCCGAGTATCACCAGCAGCATGCCGATCAGCTCGGCCTGGGGCGTGCGCGCCTGCGGCGCATGGCCGTGCCGCAACTGTCTGAGGCGCTGACATTTATGATGATCGATCGGCTGCTGGCTGCCGGTTTGCTTAGCAATACGCGCGGGTGGCTGCACCTGCCGGAGCACGGTTTGGCGTTCAGCGCTGAAGAGCAAATCCTGTGGGCCCGTATTGAACCGCTGTTCGGCGACGAAGCCTGGTGGGTGCGCGATCTGGCTGCCGAATTGGACGAGGACGAGGCATGGGTGCGGACCACGCTGCGTAAAGCCGCTCAGTTGGGCCATGTCACGGCAGTGGTGGTGGATCGTTACTATCTAAGCCAACGGATAGAACAATTCGCCGCGTTGATCCGTGAACTGGATGAAACGCAGGGCAGCGCCAACGCCGCCGATTTTCGTGACCGGCTCGGCGTGGGGCGTAAACTGGCCATTCAGGTGCTGGAGTTTTTCGACCGCAGCGGATTTACCCGCCGCAAGGGCAACCAACACCTGTTGCGCGACAGCGGACTCTATACCCGTCATACCTGAAGCTGCCTCTGCGTTGGCTGCCAGCACTCACCCCAGTCACTTACTTGAGTAAGCTCCTGGGGACTCATGCTCTTGCCGCGTTACTCGGCAAAGCTTCGCCCCGTTAGGGCCAGCGCAAGCGCTGTTCAACAAAGCCGCGGCTTTGTTGTGATGCAACTCCAATTATTTTGGGTATAGCCGCGTATTCTGATTAAGTCGCGAGGTCATCAGGATGAATACTGAAGGTTTATCACCACTGCCCATAAGAAAGATGATGAAAAGTATGCCGGGTTTGTGCGAGAGAAAGAACAGAGTGACGTTGAACAGATGAATTTTATCAGCCATGAGG encodes the following:
- the selB gene encoding selenocysteine-specific translation elongation factor, producing MIIATAGHVDHGKTTLLQAISGINADRLPEEKRRGMTIDLGYAYWPQPDGRVLGFIDVPGHEKFLANMLAGVGGIDHALLVVACDDGVMAQTREHLAILRLSGRPALTVALTKADRVDEARVEEVRQQLDEELTRQGWQQAPVFVTAAPQSQGIDALRAHLLALRPDEHAVTRRFRLAVDRAFSVKGAGLVVTGTALGGQVAVGDTLWLTGADVPVRVRGLHAQNQPVEQAQAGQRIALNISGDVSKDQVARGDWLLAQKPPIAAERILVALDKDLPIKHWQPLHLHHAASHITGRVSLLSDGLAELILDRPLWLAENDRLVLRDIGARQTLGGARVLSLTTPKRGKRQPEYLAWLAALAQADDDCQVLALHLPKGALDLAAFAWARQLTEKPLAKLLASHELLIAGDRALAQENAQLDQQRLLQVLAEYHQQHADQLGLGRARLRRMAVPQLSEALTFMMIDRLLAAGLLSNTRGWLHLPEHGLAFSAEEQILWARIEPLFGDEAWWVRDLAAELDEDEAWVRTTLRKAAQLGHVTAVVVDRYYLSQRIEQFAALIRELDETQGSANAADFRDRLGVGRKLAIQVLEFFDRSGFTRRKGNQHLLRDSGLYTRHT